The Euzebya sp. genomic sequence AGTGGCTGCACTGGCTGCCGTTCATCACCCCGGACGACGCCGGGGTCTTCGCGATCAGCGGCAACTTCCGGTGGTACTGGTTCCTGCTGCCGCTCGCGGCCGCGAGCATCCTCTTCATGTCGAACGTGATCCGCAGCCGCGAGGGCCGGGCGTTCATGGCCATCGCCGAGCACGACGTCAGCGCGTCGCTCATCGGCGTCAACGTCACCAAGACCAAGCTCCGCGCCTTCGCCCTCTCGTCGGCCTTCGTGTCGCTCACCGGCACCGTCGGGGCCTACTACATCGGCGCCCGCGGCGAGGACTCGTTCCCGTTCGAGATCGTCCTCTTCTACGCGATCATGATCATCGTCGGCGGCATCAGCTCGTTCCAGGGCGCCGTCTTCGGCGCCTTCTTCTTCTACCTGGCACCCGTCCTGTTCGACTGGATCCGCGCCGAGGTGCCCGGCATCCGCTCGATCCAGTTCCTGCAGGACTACGCCAACGAGACGAACCTCGCCATCTTCGGCGCGCTGATCGTCATCGTCCTCGTCGCCAGACCCACCGGCCTGACCGGCATGTGGAAGTCCGTGAAGGGATACGTGAGCTCATGGCCGTACAGCAGCTGACGGGCACCGGGGCGACCCCGGCGCAGGCGGACGGCGACGGGCTGGTCGTCCAGGGCCTCGCGGTCGACTACGCCGGCAGCGTCGTCGCCCTCGACGGCGTGTCGATCTCGGTGCCGCCCGGCGGGTTCGTGTCCGTGCTCGGCGCGAACGGCGCCGGCAAGACGACCCTCGTGCGGACGATCACGAACCTGCTCTTCGTCCACGACGGGCACATCCGCCAGGGGACCATCACCCTCGACGGCGAACCCGTGCACGGCATCGGGGCGCGCCGCCTGGTCCGCGCCGGCGTCTGCCAGGTGCCGGAGGGCCGGATGCTGTTCCCCCGCCTCACGGTGGAGGAGAACCTCCGCGTCGGCGCGGCGAGCCGCTCGTCGGCCAAGGAGATCGACGCCGACGTCGACCGCATGTGGGAGCTGTTCCCCAACCTCGTGAAGCGACGCGGGGATCGCGCCGGGTACCTGTCCGGCGGTGAGCAGCAGATGATCGCCGTCGGCCGGGCGCTGATGGCCCGCCCGCGCCTCCTCATCTGCGACGAGTTGTCCCTCGGCCTCGCCCCCATGATCGTGCGGGACCTCTTCGACCTGCTGACCCGCCTGAACGCCGAGGAGGGGGTCGGCGTCCTCGTCATCGAGCAGAACGCGCGCATGGCGCTGTCGCACAGCCACTACGGCTACGTGCTCGAGACGGGCCGCGTCGTCGTCGAGGGCACCAGCGCGGAGCTGCAATCCGACGGCTACGTGCAGGAGTACTACCTGGGCGGTGCCGGCGAGGCCAAGGAGGCCTACGAGGCCGTCGTCGCCCGGTACGCGAGGAGGAGCGCATGAGCGCCGCATCGACCGAGGTGGCGCCCGAGGTGGCGCCGCAGATGACCGACCCGATCCTGTCGCTGCGCGACGTGACGGTGCAGTTCGGCGGGCTCAAGGCCTGCGACGGCGTCACCGCCGACGTACGGCGCGGTGAGCTCTTCGCGCTGATCGGCCCCAACGGCGCCGGCAAGACCTCGCTGGTCAACGCGATCACGGGCATCTACCGGCCCAACAAGGGCGCCACCCTGGCCTACACGGGTTCCGACGGCGACACCCACGACCTCATCGGCCGGAAGCCGCACGAGGTGGTCACGCTCGGCGTCGCCCGCACCTTCCAGAACCTCGGGCTCTTCCCCGGCCTGTCGCTGCTCGACAACATGATGCTCGGGCGCTACATCCACCAGCGCGGCGGGGTCTTCTCCGGCGGGTTCCGGACCCGCCGCGCGGTGCAGGAGGAGGTCGCCGCGCGCGCCGCGGTCGAGCGGGTGATGGACCTGCTCGAGATCAGCCACCTCCGCTTCGACCTGGTCGGCGAGCTGCCCTACGGGCTGCAGAAGCGCATCGAGCTCGGCCGGGTGCTCGCGATGGAACCCGACCTGCTGCTGCTCGACGAGCCCATGGCCGGCATGACGGTCGAGGAGAAGCAGGACGTGGTCCGCTTCATCTTCGAGATCAGGGCCGAGCTCGACGTCACGGTGCTCCTCATCGAGCACGACATGGCCGTCGTCATGAGCATCGCGGACCGCGTCCTCGCGCTGAACTTCGGACAGCCGATCGCCCTCGGCACCCCCGAGGAGGTCCAGCGGACCCCCGCGGTCGTCGAGGCCTACCTGGGAGCCGAGTGATGCCCGACACCGTCTGGTCCCGCCTGCTGCAGCGCGCGACCGCCGAGCCCGGCTCCGTCGCCATCCTGCAGAAGCGCTTCGGCCTGTGGACCGAGACCTCCTCCGCCGCGCTCGTCGGGCGCGCCGGGCGGACGGCCCTCGCGCTGCGCGACGAGGGCGTCGGGCGCGGTGACGTGATCGCGCTGGTCCTCGCGCCCCACGAGGACCGCGTGGTCATCGACCTCGCCGCCCAGCTCGTCGGCGCGCAGGTCGTCGGCATCGCGACCGGCACGCCGCTCGAGACGGTGCGCCACATCCTCGCCGACGCGGCGCCGCGGTTCGCGGTGGTCCAGGGCCAGGCGGCGGCCGACGGGATCCTCGAGCTGATCGACGCCGGTGCGCTGCCCACCCTCGAGCGGATGTGGTACCTGGACCCCGCCGGCGTGCAGGAGTACGTCGCGACGGTCCTCGCGCCGTTCCCCGAGGTCGCCGCCGAGGGGTCGCCGCCGGCGGCGCTCGAGGGCATGGTCGCCGAGATCGCGCCGGACGCCCCGGCGGTGCGCAACCACACCTCGGGGACGACGGGCCTCCCCACCCCGGTGGTGCTCACCCACGCGAACCTGCTCGCCGCCGCCGAGGCGACCGTGGCGGCGTTCGGGTTGGGCGCCGGCGACCGGGTGCTGTCGTTCCGGCCGCTGTCGGACCCCGTCGAGCGCGGGGCCACGCTGTTCCCCGCCCTGCTGTCCGGCGCCACCCTCGTCCTGCCCGAGTCCCGCACGAGCGTCGGCCAGGCGATGGTCGAGGTCGCCCCCACCTACCTCCACCTCACCTCCCGGTTCGTCGAGGAGCTCGCGACCGACGTCCGCCTGCGGATGCAGGCGGCGCACGGGGGGAAGCGGGTGGTGGTGCGGTCCCGGAACCGGCGGGTCGGCGCGGCGGCCGACGCCGGCCGGACGCCGCAGCCGTCGGTCATCTCCCGCGCCCTCGTCGGCCGACCGGTGCTCGCCAAGCTCGGCCTCGACCAGGTCCGGTGGCTGCTGGTCAGCGGGACGGCGATCTCGCCCGAGGCGCTCGCGTTCTTCGCCGCCCTCGGCGTGCGCGTGCGGCCGGCCTACTCCTGCGCCGAGGCCGGCGGCATCGCCATGGCCGCCACCGCCGCGGAGGCGACCGACGACCAGGCCCTCCAGCCCCTCCCCGGGGTCGAGGTGCGGGTGGTCGACGACGAGCTCCAGCTCCGCGGCGCGCCGATCGCGGTGCCGGACGGCACCGACGGGTGGCTGCGGACGGGGGACCGCGCGGAAGAGGTCGCCGCCGGGACCGTCGTCACCGGGCGCGTGGGGCAGGTCGTCGCCACGCCCGGCGGCCGTGCCGTGACCGCCCAGCAGCTCGCCGCGCGCCTCCGGTCGTCGCCGTACATCAAGGAGGCGGTGGCCGTCCGGGAGTCCGACGCCCTCGTGGCCGTCCTCGAGCCGGCGATCCCGACGATCGGCCGGTGGGCCAGCCGCCAGGGCCTGCGGTTCACGACGCCGCGGTCGCTCCTCGAGCGCCCGGAGGTCCGCGACCTGCTCGAGCGGGCCACCACCGCGGCGGCCGAGCGCCTGGACGTCCGGGTGGACGAGGTGCGCGTGCTGGGCGAGCCGCTCGGCGTGCGGACGGGCACCCTGACCTTCACCGAGAAGGCGATCGCCGACGCGGTGCTCGCGGCCCCGCTCGTGTCGCGGGCCGCCTCGCCCACGGCACCCACCGCGTCACCCGAGGGGGCTCCCGCCCGATGACCGGTCGCTGCGCGCGGGGGCGGGTCGCGTGAGGGGCCGGTCGGTCCGCTCGCTGACCACGGTGGAGGACGTCCGGCAGGCCGCCCGGCGCCGCCTGCCGCGCATGGTCTTCGACTTCATCGACGGGGGCGCGGAGGACGAGACGACCGTCCGCGCCAACCGCGAGGGCTTCGCCGACCTGGCGTTGAAGCCCGCCGTGCTGAGCGGAGCGCGGACCCGCGACCTGTCGACGACCGTCGCCGGGCAGCGCCTGTCGCTGCCGGTGCTGCTGTCCCCGGCGGGCCTGCTGCGCCTCGCCCACCGCGAGGGGGAGCTCGGCGCCGCGCGCGCCGCCGCCCGGGCCGGCACGGTGTTCACGCTCAGCACCGGCTCGTCGTACACCATCGAGGAGGTCGCCGCGGCGGCCGACGGCCCGACCTGGTTCCAGCTCTACCTGTGGCGCGACCGCGCCGTCGTCAGCGACCTGGTCGAGCGGGCCCGGGTGAGCGGCTACGGGGCGCTCGTCCTGACCGTCGACGTGCCGGTGGTCGGGCAGCGCGAGCGGGACCTGCGCAACGGGATGACGCTGCCGCCCCGGCCGACCCCGCGGAACGTCCTCGACGTGCTGCGACGTCCCGACTGGCTGCGGGGGTACCTCGGCGGGCCGGCCCTGACGTTCGCCAACTTCACCGACATCGGTCGGGGCGACTCCGCCACCGCGCTCGGGGCCTTCGTCAACCGCGAGATGACCGATCCGGCGCAGAGCTGGGACGACCTGGCGTGGCTGCGCGAGCAGTGGCGCGGCCCCCTGCTCATCAAGGGCATCGTGTCGGGGGCCGATGCGCGGCACGCGGTCGACCTGGGGGTCGACGGGGTCATCGTGTCGAACCACGGCGGCCGCCAGCTCGACGGGATGGTCGGCGCCATCGGGGCGCTGGCCGAGGTCGTCGACGCGGTCGGTGGGGACGCGGACGTCGTGCTCGACGGCGGCGTGCGCCGGGGGACCGATGTCGCCAAGGCCCTCGCCATCGGGGCTCGCGCGGTCATGGTCGGCCGCCCCTACGTGTACGGGCTCGGCGCCGGCGGCGGCACCGGGGCCCTCCGCGTGCTCGACATCCTTCGGGACGAGCTCGACCGCTGCCTCGCGCTCATGGGGTGCGGCGGCGTGGGCGACCTCGACCGCTCGCACCTCGCGACGCCCGTCGGCGCCCGCTCCTAGATCCTCGTTGACCGCCGTCGTCCAACGGTCCTATGATCGCGGTCGTAGGTGGTTTACCGACCGGTAGGTAAATACTCGGTCCAAGGGTGGACGCCCGACCTCCTCGTCCGGTATATTCATGATAATCAAACGAATGGTTGAGGGAGCCGAGATGCAACGTCGTCGCTGGATAGTGCTCATGACCCTGCTCGCCGTGGTGGCCACCGCGTGCGGCGGCGGGGACGATGCGGGGGAGGAGGAGACCGCGGCCGAGGAGCCCGCGGAGGACACCGCGACGGACGACGCCGCCGCGGAGGAGGAGCCCGCAGACGACGCCGAGGCGACCGATGAGGCCGACGGCGGCGACGAGGGCACCGAGGCCGCCGCCGGTGGTGGCGAGGTCGCGGACGCACCGGACTTCGGCGTGACGTCCGACACCATCCGCATCGGCTGGATGGGTGACGTGACCGGCCCGACCGCGGCCGCCCAGGGCTTCAACCTGGCAGGCTCGGAGGCGGCCGTCGCGTACCTGAACGAGAACGGCGGCGTGCTCGGCCGCGAGATCGAGCTCGTCGTCGAGGACGACCAGTACAACCCCGAGACCATGGCGACCAACTTCGCCTCGATCACGGGTGACAACCCGGTCCTGGCCGTCGTGCAGTGCGGCAACTGCGTGTCGCTGCTCCCGGACTTCGGCAGCACCGGCATCCCGCTGATCAGCCCGCCGCAGACGGTGGACGCCCAGCTCGAGATCCCGACGGTCTACAACAACCTCGCCCACTACGGCGACGAGGCCGACGTCTCCGTCGAGTACATCGCCAACCAGATCGGGTCCATCGAGGATGCCGTGGTGGCGGTCGTCCACCTCGAGGTCCCCTCCGGTGCGGAGTGGAACGCCTACATCCAGCAGACGGTCGAGGACGCCGGCGGCACCTACGCCGGGGCCCTCACCCTCAACGTCTCCGCCCCCGACTACGCGGGCGTCGTCACCCAGCTCGGTCAGCTCGTCGAGTCCGAGGGCGTCAACTTCGTCGCCTTCCACGGCGCCCCCGAGGGCGGCCTGGGCATGATCAGCGAGATGGTCACCCAGGGCCTGGACGACCTGCCCATGGTCGGGATCCACGGCCTGGCCGGCGCGACGATCTACACCGAGGGCCCGCCCGAGGCCGCGGAGCTGCTGGCCGCCGCCCACTCGTTCCTGTCCCCGCTGGACGACTGCGAGGAGTGCGAGGTCATCCGCGAGTTCGTCGCCGGCACCGAGTGGGAGGAGGCCGCGGTCGAGCTGAACTTCTCCGACGGCTGGCACGAGATCATGATCGCCGCGGAGGCGGCCGAGCGGGCCGCGGCGGACGCCGGCGAGCTGTCCTGGGACACCATGAACGCAGCCCTCACCTCCGCGCCCTTCGACACCGGCGGCCTCACCTGCGAGGTCGACTGGACCGGTGGCAACCAGTCGCTCTGCGGCGCGGTCTTCACCTGGAACGGCGAGTTCATGGAGCCGGTCCAGCCCTTCGAGGAGTACGCCGACGTGATCGACGGCGAGTACGGCCTGGCCGGGTAGCCCAGGGCGCAACGACCCCCACACCGACCGGGCGGCTCCCAGCGACAGCTGGAGCCGCCCGGTTCGGTCTTGCCCCAGCCCCTCAGATCTGAGGATCAGCTCCGCCGGCGGAGCCACCGCTCAGATCTGAGCACCACCGGGTCGGTCAGTGCCCGACGGTGCGGGCGAAGGCCTCCTCGAGCCACTCCGCCCGGACGTCCCGGTTGACCGTGATGTGGGCCAGCAGGGGCTCCGACAGGTCCGCGGCGGCGGCCGCCAGACCCTCCAGGTCGTCGAGCGAGCGGATGCGCATGCCGCGCACCCCAACGGACTCGGCGACGCCGACCAGGTCGGGGGTGGGGAACAGCGACTGCTCCTCGGGCAGGCCGAGCATGCGCAGGAAGTGCATCTCGGCGCCGTACGCCCCGTCGTCGAACACCAGGACCAGCAGCGGGATGCCGTAGCGGCCGGCGGTCTCGAGGTCGCCGAGGCTCATCATCAGCCCGCCGTCCCCGATGCCGAGCACGGTCAGGCGGTCCGGGCGGGCGACGGCCGCGCCGAGGGCGGTGCCGAGGCCCAGCCCGACGGATCCGAAGTCCAGGGAGAAGATGAAGGCCGACGGCTCGGGCACCGACAGGTAGCCCGCGGGGAAGCCGCAGAAGTGGCCGCCGTCGGTGACGAGCGAGCGGTCGCGCGGCAGCAGCTCCTCGAGGCGCGCGCAGACCGTCCGGGGGTCGAGGGCCTCGCCGTCGCTCGCGTCCGCGTGGGCTTGCGCGAGATCGAAGTCGTCGAGGCGCGCGCGGACCGCGGCGGTCCGGTACCCCTCCCCCTCGCACGGGCCCGCGGCCACGAGCGCGTCGCGCATCTGCACCGCGGTTGCCCCCGCGTCGCCGACGACGGCCAGGGTCGCGGGCGTGTAGGCCCCGATCGCCCCCGCGTCGGCGTCGACGTGGATCAGCTCGGTGGGGGGGCGGAACAGCGAACCGGCCTTCGAGGTGAACGAGTTGACGCTCGCGCCGAGGACGACGACCACGTCGGCGTCGCGCAGCAGCTCGACGCCGAGGGGCGTGGCCAGGCCGCCGCAGATGCCCAGCGACCACGGGTGGCCGTCGAAGTACCCCTTGCCGGGTAGCGAGGTGGCCAGCAGCGCGCCCGCGGCGTCCGCCAGGGCGATCGCCGCCTCCCGCGCCCCCGCGCGCACGGCCCCGCGGCCGGCCAGCACGATCGGCCGCTCCGCGGTGCGGAGGCGTGCCACGGCGGCGGCGAGCTGGTCGGGGTCCGGAGCCACGACGTCGGCCTCGACCGGCGTCGGCGGGGGCGGGATCGCCCCGGCGTGCTCGGCGTCCTGGACGTCGGTCGGCATCGAGATGGCCACCGGTCCCGGGGCGCGCCGCGCCCGCTCGAACGCGGCCGCGACGTCCGCGGCGGCGGTCTCGGCCCGGAAGGGCTGGACGGGGATCCCCGCCGCGGCGAGCAGCGCGTCCTGGTCGCAGTCCTGCGGCAGCCCCGGCACGCCGTGCGGGGTGTCCCCCGCCAGCAGCACGAGCGGGGTGCGCGCCTTCCGCGCCGAGATCAGCGCGGTGAGCGTGTTGGTCAGGCCCGGCCCCTGGGTGACCGTGCAGACGCCGACCCGGCCGATGGTGCGCGCGTACCCGTCGGCCATCGCCAGCGCGGCGGCCTCGTGGCGGGCGCCGACCATCCGGACGCCGGCGGTGCTGGTGAGGTGGGGGATCAGCTTGAGGTTGCCGTCACCCATGACGCCGAAGACGTCGGTGACGCCCTGGTCGACGAGGACCCGGGCGACGGCCTCGTAGACCTTCACCGGCGGGCTCCGACCACCGTCGCGTCGTCACCGCCCCAGGGCGCGATCCGCCCGTCGCGCTCGTGGAAGCGGTCCGGCAGCTCGTCGACCATGTCCCAGGCCATCGACAGCCGTCCGTAGCCCACGTAGAGGGCGATGTGCATCCCGAGCTCGACGATCGCCGGCTCGTCGTAGTGCGCGCGGAGGTCCTCGATCGTCTGGTCGCTGATCGACAGGTGGTCGCTCGCGAGCAGGTCGGCGAACCGCAGTGCCGCGCGCTCGGCGTCGGTGAGGTCCGGCGCCTCCTCCGGCTTCTCGAGGGAGCAGACGAGGTCCTCGGTCACCCCCGCGTCCACCGCGTCGGCGTAGCGGATCGCCATGCAGCTGCGGCACTGGTTGTGGAAGGCCACGCGGAGCCGGACCAGCTCGACCAGCCGGGCCGGCAGCGTCGAGTTCGAGCGGATGCCCGCGGTGAACCGGACGTA encodes the following:
- a CDS encoding ABC transporter ATP-binding protein, translating into MSAASTEVAPEVAPQMTDPILSLRDVTVQFGGLKACDGVTADVRRGELFALIGPNGAGKTSLVNAITGIYRPNKGATLAYTGSDGDTHDLIGRKPHEVVTLGVARTFQNLGLFPGLSLLDNMMLGRYIHQRGGVFSGGFRTRRAVQEEVAARAAVERVMDLLEISHLRFDLVGELPYGLQKRIELGRVLAMEPDLLLLDEPMAGMTVEEKQDVVRFIFEIRAELDVTVLLIEHDMAVVMSIADRVLALNFGQPIALGTPEEVQRTPAVVEAYLGAE
- a CDS encoding thiamine pyrophosphate-binding protein; the protein is MKVYEAVARVLVDQGVTDVFGVMGDGNLKLIPHLTSTAGVRMVGARHEAAALAMADGYARTIGRVGVCTVTQGPGLTNTLTALISARKARTPLVLLAGDTPHGVPGLPQDCDQDALLAAAGIPVQPFRAETAAADVAAAFERARRAPGPVAISMPTDVQDAEHAGAIPPPPTPVEADVVAPDPDQLAAAVARLRTAERPIVLAGRGAVRAGAREAAIALADAAGALLATSLPGKGYFDGHPWSLGICGGLATPLGVELLRDADVVVVLGASVNSFTSKAGSLFRPPTELIHVDADAGAIGAYTPATLAVVGDAGATAVQMRDALVAAGPCEGEGYRTAAVRARLDDFDLAQAHADASDGEALDPRTVCARLEELLPRDRSLVTDGGHFCGFPAGYLSVPEPSAFIFSLDFGSVGLGLGTALGAAVARPDRLTVLGIGDGGLMMSLGDLETAGRYGIPLLVLVFDDGAYGAEMHFLRMLGLPEEQSLFPTPDLVGVAESVGVRGMRIRSLDDLEGLAAAAADLSEPLLAHITVNRDVRAEWLEEAFARTVGH
- a CDS encoding alpha-hydroxy acid oxidase; the protein is MRGRSVRSLTTVEDVRQAARRRLPRMVFDFIDGGAEDETTVRANREGFADLALKPAVLSGARTRDLSTTVAGQRLSLPVLLSPAGLLRLAHREGELGAARAAARAGTVFTLSTGSSYTIEEVAAAADGPTWFQLYLWRDRAVVSDLVERARVSGYGALVLTVDVPVVGQRERDLRNGMTLPPRPTPRNVLDVLRRPDWLRGYLGGPALTFANFTDIGRGDSATALGAFVNREMTDPAQSWDDLAWLREQWRGPLLIKGIVSGADARHAVDLGVDGVIVSNHGGRQLDGMVGAIGALAEVVDAVGGDADVVLDGGVRRGTDVAKALAIGARAVMVGRPYVYGLGAGGGTGALRVLDILRDELDRCLALMGCGGVGDLDRSHLATPVGARS
- a CDS encoding carboxymuconolactone decarboxylase family protein, translated to MSRIRLLPPDEWTPSLRELVQPEGRTDLELGNVRIYAHRPELAEAYVRFTAGIRSNSTLPARLVELVRLRVAFHNQCRSCMAIRYADAVDAGVTEDLVCSLEKPEEAPDLTDAERAALRFADLLASDHLSISDQTIEDLRAHYDEPAIVELGMHIALYVGYGRLSMAWDMVDELPDRFHERDGRIAPWGGDDATVVGARR
- a CDS encoding AMP-binding protein; protein product: MPDTVWSRLLQRATAEPGSVAILQKRFGLWTETSSAALVGRAGRTALALRDEGVGRGDVIALVLAPHEDRVVIDLAAQLVGAQVVGIATGTPLETVRHILADAAPRFAVVQGQAAADGILELIDAGALPTLERMWYLDPAGVQEYVATVLAPFPEVAAEGSPPAALEGMVAEIAPDAPAVRNHTSGTTGLPTPVVLTHANLLAAAEATVAAFGLGAGDRVLSFRPLSDPVERGATLFPALLSGATLVLPESRTSVGQAMVEVAPTYLHLTSRFVEELATDVRLRMQAAHGGKRVVVRSRNRRVGAAADAGRTPQPSVISRALVGRPVLAKLGLDQVRWLLVSGTAISPEALAFFAALGVRVRPAYSCAEAGGIAMAATAAEATDDQALQPLPGVEVRVVDDELQLRGAPIAVPDGTDGWLRTGDRAEEVAAGTVVTGRVGQVVATPGGRAVTAQQLAARLRSSPYIKEAVAVRESDALVAVLEPAIPTIGRWASRQGLRFTTPRSLLERPEVRDLLERATTAAAERLDVRVDEVRVLGEPLGVRTGTLTFTEKAIADAVLAAPLVSRAASPTAPTASPEGAPAR
- a CDS encoding branched-chain amino acid ABC transporter permease, which translates into the protein MSRYTTDYRQDLRLLRTRSQRWLAAVVVLGAIALPFVLSASFRPPLGFPWSEWFPAINLALIAAIGAAAFNLLLGYTHQVSVAHAAFLMLGTMVGAWMGQLHDINFVVVLIASTVAGGVVGVIVGLPALRFRGLYLLIATFGVHFFFFLGYKEFITAFFGFNAIRFDAPIVPEWLHWLPFITPDDAGVFAISGNFRWYWFLLPLAAASILFMSNVIRSREGRAFMAIAEHDVSASLIGVNVTKTKLRAFALSSAFVSLTGTVGAYYIGARGEDSFPFEIVLFYAIMIIVGGISSFQGAVFGAFFFYLAPVLFDWIRAEVPGIRSIQFLQDYANETNLAIFGALIVIVLVARPTGLTGMWKSVKGYVSSWPYSS
- a CDS encoding ABC transporter substrate-binding protein; protein product: MTLLAVVATACGGGDDAGEEETAAEEPAEDTATDDAAAEEEPADDAEATDEADGGDEGTEAAAGGGEVADAPDFGVTSDTIRIGWMGDVTGPTAAAQGFNLAGSEAAVAYLNENGGVLGREIELVVEDDQYNPETMATNFASITGDNPVLAVVQCGNCVSLLPDFGSTGIPLISPPQTVDAQLEIPTVYNNLAHYGDEADVSVEYIANQIGSIEDAVVAVVHLEVPSGAEWNAYIQQTVEDAGGTYAGALTLNVSAPDYAGVVTQLGQLVESEGVNFVAFHGAPEGGLGMISEMVTQGLDDLPMVGIHGLAGATIYTEGPPEAAELLAAAHSFLSPLDDCEECEVIREFVAGTEWEEAAVELNFSDGWHEIMIAAEAAERAAADAGELSWDTMNAALTSAPFDTGGLTCEVDWTGGNQSLCGAVFTWNGEFMEPVQPFEEYADVIDGEYGLAG
- a CDS encoding ABC transporter ATP-binding protein, with the translated sequence MAVQQLTGTGATPAQADGDGLVVQGLAVDYAGSVVALDGVSISVPPGGFVSVLGANGAGKTTLVRTITNLLFVHDGHIRQGTITLDGEPVHGIGARRLVRAGVCQVPEGRMLFPRLTVEENLRVGAASRSSAKEIDADVDRMWELFPNLVKRRGDRAGYLSGGEQQMIAVGRALMARPRLLICDELSLGLAPMIVRDLFDLLTRLNAEEGVGVLVIEQNARMALSHSHYGYVLETGRVVVEGTSAELQSDGYVQEYYLGGAGEAKEAYEAVVARYARRSA